A window from Nitrosopumilus adriaticus encodes these proteins:
- a CDS encoding Lrp/AsnC ligand binding domain-containing protein, giving the protein MKDSPSIVFVLIMCKHESMDGVMNQLNEIDVVKESTLIDGPWRIIVKLQAASLDHLRDAVQWKLRKMEGIESTLSLVEYMK; this is encoded by the coding sequence ATGAAGGATAGTCCTAGTATCGTATTTGTTTTGATAATGTGTAAACATGAATCAATGGATGGTGTGATGAATCAATTAAATGAGATTGATGTTGTAAAAGAATCCACTTTGATAGACGGTCCATGGAGAATTATTGTAAAATTACAAGCTGCTAGTTTGGATCATTTGCGTGATGCTGTACAATGGAAACTAAGAAAGATGGAGGGAATAGAATCCACTTTATCACTAGTGGAATACATGAAATAA